A single window of Carassius auratus strain Wakin chromosome 9, ASM336829v1, whole genome shotgun sequence DNA harbors:
- the LOC113108310 gene encoding spermine oxidase-like, which produces MFSLSLSKQLDIAAGMSSCSGPKDAKVVIVGSGFAGLAAAATLVKGGFENVLVLEAKERIGGRVHTIKPFTENIIEVGANWIHGQKGNYLYKFAMEKNLLCEGPSASKNMCLPRSVTPQDYFFKEDGKQVSKTVVDQVCSNFSKLTDKAFDDELERKHRELSLGAYLDDAFGESPLEAKEDAHQVFEWCKRAECTDEACSSLYEVSASQINYYTALEGGFFNTLGPGGYQAILDVLLKDLPSGTIQCSAPVKSIRWDLVKKGHCEDQRYPVQLVCENGQSFEADHVIVTVSLGVLKDKASTMFEPPLPPTKLSAIENLGFGIVDKIFLFFEKRFWPDDCAGVQLLWKEGPEDKDVYESLSEGEAWKKTWFKKITGFDTVARHPTALCGWITGREALYMEKLPDSEIGEICVRLLRSFTGWSVPEVSKTLISRWGSDSHVRGSYTFIPDGVDGVKAHNALASPLPPNDESKGRKHLQVLFAGEATHENFYTTTHGAYLTGLREAERLISYYAD; this is translated from the exons atgttCAGCCTTTCTCTCTCTAAACAGCTCGACATAGCAGCAGGAATGAGCTCTTGTTCTGGACCAAAAGATGCTAAAGTTGTAATTGTAGGTTCAGGTTTTGCAGGGTTGGCCGCTGCAGCCACATTGGTGAAAGGAGGATTTGAAAATGTCCTGGTTCTTGAGGCGAAGGAAAGAATTGGAGGTCGAGTGCACACCATTAAACCCTTCACCGAGAACATCATTGAAGTTGGAGCGAACTGGATCCACGGACAGAAAGGTAACTACCTATACAAGTTTGCGATGGAGAAGAACTTGCTATGCGAGGGACCTTCTGCATCCAAAAACATGTGCCTGCCCCGTTCTGTAACCCCtcaagattactttttcaaagAAGATGGGAAGCAGGTCTCCAAAACAGTTGTAGATCAGGTGTGTTCAAACTTCAGCAAGCTCACCGACAAAGCTTTTGATGACGAACTTGAGCGCAAGCACAGGGAACTAAGTCTTGGTGCTTATCTGGATGATGCCTTTGGTGAATCTCCTTTAGAAGCGAAAGAAGATGCCCACCAAGTTTTTGAATGGTGCAAAAGGGCTGAATGCACAGATGAGGCTTGCTCTAGCCTCTATGAGGTGTCTGCGTCTCAGATTAACTATTACACTGCTTTAGAGGGAGGATTTTTTAACACTTTGGGACCTGGTGGCTATCAAGCAATTTTAGATGTTCTCCTGAAAGATCTGCCTTCAGGAACCATCCAGTGTAGTGCACCTGTCAAGAGCATCCGATGGGATCTGGTCAAAAAGGGCCACTGTGAAGACCAAAGGTATCCTGTTCAGCTCGTTTGTGAAAATGGACAGAGCTTTGAGGCAGACCATGTGATCGTCACCGTTTCTCTGGGGGTTCTCAAAGATAAAGCCTCAACCATGTTTGAACCTCCCTTACCGCCAACAAAACTTTCTGCGATTGAGAATCTCGGATTTGGCATAGTAGAcaaaatattcttgttttttgAGAAGAGATTCTGGCCAGATGACTGTGCTGGGGTGCAGTTGTTGTGGAAAGAGGGGCCTGAAGATAAAGATGTTTATGAGTCTCTGTCTGAAGGAGAAGCCTGGAAGAAGACATGGTTCAAGAAGATCACTGGTTTTGATACAGTGGCCCGTCATCCCACGGCTCTGTGTGGCTGGATCACAGGTAGAGAAGCACTGTATATGGAGAAGCTTCCGGACAGTGAAATAGGAGAAATCTGTGTAAG GTTGCTCAGGTCTTTCACAGGCTGGTCAGTGCCAGAGGTCTCAAAGACACTGATCTCCAGATGGGGCTCTGATTCTCACGTCCGTGGCTCCTACACATTTATTCCTGATGGTGTTGATGGAGTGAAAGCACACAATGCATTAGCATCACCTCTTCCTCCTAATGATGAATCCAAAGGGAGGAAG